The following nucleotide sequence is from Streptomyces leeuwenhoekii.
CGCGTGCTGCACTCCGCGGCCCTGCGCCGCCTGGCCGGCAAGACACAGGTGGTCACCCCCGGCTCCATGGGCACCGCCTGGGACGCCAGCCCCCGCACCCGCCTGACCCACTCCCTCGAATGCGCCCAGGTCGGCCGGGAGCTCGGCGCCGCCCTCGGCTGCGACCCCGACCTCGTGGAGGCGGCCTGCCTCTCCCACGACCTGGGCCACCCGCCCTTCGGCCACAACGGCGAAGAGGCGCTGAACGAGTTCGCCCACGACTGCGGCGGCTTCGAGGGCAACGCCCAGTCGCTGCGCCTGCTTACCCGCATCGAACCCAAGCGGTTCGTCGCCGGTTCCGGCACCGACGACCTCGTCAGCGTCGGCCTGAACCTCACCCGCGCCACCCTCGACGCCGCCACCAAGTACCCCTGGCCCCGCGGCGCCCACCCCACCGACCCGGCCTCGCCCAAGTTCGGCGTCTACGACGACGACCGGCCCGTCTTCGCCTGGGTCCGCGAGGGCGCCCCCGCCGGCCGCGCCTGCTTCGAGGCCCAGGTCATGGACTGGTCCGACGACGTGGCCTACTCGGTGCACGACGTCGAGGACGGCCTGCACGCCGGCCACATCGACCCCAACTGCCTGCTCGCCGACCCCGAGCGCCAGGCGGTCTTCGAGGTCGCGATCGCGCGGTACGCCCCGCCCGGCACCGACCCGGAGGAACTCGCCGAGGCCCTCGACCGGCTCCTGGACCAGGAGTGGTGGCCGCACGGCTACGACGGCTCGGCCGTCGCCCAGGCCCGCCTGAAGGACGCCACCAGCCAGCTCATCGGCCGCTTCTGCCTCGCCGCCGAGGGCGCCACGCGCCAGGCGTACGGCGGTGGCCGGCTGACCCGGTACGGCGCCGAGCTCGTCGTACCGCGGCAGGCCCGCATGGAGTGCGCCGTCCTCAAGGCGATCGCCGACCGGTACGTGATGCAACGCGACGAGCAGACCCGGCTCCGCGCCGACCAGCGGATCGTCGTCGCCGAACTGGCCGAGGCGCTCACCGCCCGCGCCCCCGACGGACTGGACCCCCAGTTCCGCGCCCTGTTCGCCCGGGCCGGCGACGACCGCGCCCGCAAGCGGGTGATCGTCGACCAGATCGCCTCCCTCACCGACGCCTCCGCCCGCTCGCTTCACGCCCGTCTGACGGGGCACCTATGAGACGGGCGGGACCGGTGACCTCGGGCACCCGAACGTGACCGAGCGTGGCCTGATCGGGCCACACCCCCTTCCCGCATCACGCTCCGTGCGGGACGCTCGCATGTGGCGGGAACCTGACGAGGAGGCAGACACGTGGTGGACGCGGATCAGACATTCGTCATCGTCGGAGGAGGACTGGCCGGCGCCAAGGCGGCCGAGACGCTCCGCGCGGAGGGCTTCACCGGGCGGGTGATACTGATCTGCGACGAACGCGACCACCCCTACGAGCGGCCCGCGCTGTCCAAGGGCTACCTGCTCGGCAAGGAGGGACGCGACAGCCTCCTCGTCCACGAGCCCGCCTGGTACGCGCGCCACGACATCGAGCTCCACCTCGGGCAGACCGTCGCCGCCATCGACCGGGCCGCCCGCACGGTCCGCTTCGGCGAGGACGGCACCGTCGTCCGCTACGACAAGCTGCTGCTGGCGACCGGCGCCGAACCCCGCCGCCTGGACGTCCCCGGCACCGACCTGGCGGGCGTGCACCATCTGCGCCGCCTCACCCACGCCGAACGCCTCAGGGGCGTCCTGGCCGCCCTCGGCCGGGACAACGGGCACCTGGTCATCGCGGGCGCCGGCTGGATCGGCCTGGAGGTCGCCGCCGCGGCCCGCCAGTACGGCGCCGAGGTCACCGTCGTCGAGCCCGAGCCGACCCCGCTGCACGGCGTGCTCGGCCCCGAGCTCGGCGAGCTCTTCACCGAGCTGCACCGCGAGCACGGCGTCCGCCTCCACTTCGGCGTCCGGCTCACCGAGATCGTCGGCCAGGACGGCGCGGTCCTCGCCGCCCGCACCGACGACGGCGAGGAGCACCCCGCGCACAGCGTGCTCGCCGCGATCGGCGCCGCCCCGCGCACCGCCCTCGCCGAGGCGGCCGGCCTGGAGCTGGCCGACCCCGCCCACGGCGGCGGCATCGCCGTCGACGAACGGCTGCGCACCTCCGACCCCGACATCCACGCCGCCGGCGACGCCGCCTCCTTCCCGCACGCCCTCTTCGGCACCCGCCTGCGCGTCGAGCACTGGGCCAACGCGCTGCACGGCGGCCCCGCGGCGGCCCGCGCCATGCTCGGCCGGGACGTCGTCCACGACCGCGTGCCCTACTTCTTCACCGACCAGTACGACCTGGGCATGGAGTACTCGGGCTGGGCGCCCCCGGGCTCCTACGACGAGGTCGTGATCCGCGGGGACGCCGGCCGGCGCGAGTTCGTCGCCTTCTGGGTGCGGCAGGGCCGGGTGCTGGCCGGGATGAACGTGAACGTGTGGGATGTCACGGACACCGTCCAGCGGCTGATCCGCTCGCGGGCCCAGGTGGACACGGAGGCCCTGGCGGACCCGCACGTCCCCCTCGACAGCCTGGTCCCCTGATCACCGGGCGCCGCCGCGGACCGCCCCCGGTCGCCGGGAGCGGTCCCGAGCCGTCAGGGATGTCGTACCGCCCCCGTAGAATTCACGCGTGGCAGGACGGATCAACGACGAGGACGTGAAGGCGGTACGGGACGCGGTCCCGATCGACGCCGTGGTGTCCGAGTACCTCCAGCTGCGCAACGCGGGCGGCGGCAACCTGAAGGGCCTGTGCCCCTTCCACGACGAGAAGTCGCCGTCCTTCCAGGTCAGCCCCGCCAAGGGGCTGTTCCACTGCTTCGGCTGCCAGGAGGGCGGCGACACCATCACATTCGTGATGAAGATCGACCACCTCTCCTTCTCGGAGGCGGTCGAGCGCCTCGCCGCCCAGGCCGGCATCACCCTGCGCTACGAGGAGGGCGGCTACAACCCCGCCCACCAGCGCGGCGAGCGCATCCGCCTGGTCGAGGCCCACAAGATCGCCGCCGAGTGGTACGCGGAGCAGCTCGCCACCAGCCCCGAGGCCGAGACCGGCCGGCTCTTCCTCGCCGAGCGCGGCTTCGACCAGGCCGCCGCCCAGCACTTCTCCGTCGGCTACAGCCCGCAGGGCTGGGACCACCTCACCCGCTATCTGCGCGGCAAGGGCTTCAGCGACAAGGAGCTGATCCTCTCCGGCCTCTCGCAGGAGGGCCGGCGCGGCCCCATCGACCGCTTCCGGGGCCGTCTGATGTGGCCGATCCGCGACATCGGCGGCGAGGTCGTCGGCTTCGGCGCCCGCAAGCTGTACGAGGCGGACACCGGCCCGAAGTACCTCAACACCCCCGAGACGGCGATCTACAAGAAGTCCCAGGTCCTCTACGGCATCGACCTGGCCAAGAAGGAGATCGCCAAGAGCTCCCGCGCGGTGGTCGTCGAGGGCTACACCGACGTCATGGCCTGCCACCTCGCCGGGGTGCGCACCGCCATCGCCACCTGCGGCACCGCCTTCGGCGGCGACCACATCAAGATCCTGCGCCGGCTGCTGATGGACAACGGCTCGGCCCGGGTCATCTTCACCTTCGACGGCGACGCGGCCGGCCAGAAGGCGGCCCTGCGCGCCTTCGAGGACGACCAGAAGTTCGCCGCCGAGACCTACATCGCCATCGCCCCCGACGGCATGGACCCCTGCGACCTTCGCCTGGCCAAGGGCGACGAGGCCGTCGCCGACCTGGTCGAGCCGCGCACGCCCCTGTTCGAGTTCGCGCTGCGCCAGATCGTGAGCCGCTACGACCTCGACACCCCGGCGGGCCGGGCCGCCGCCCTGGACGAGGCCGCCCCGGTCGTCGCCCGCATCAAGAACAGCGGAGCCCAGCACGAGGTCGCCGTCCAGCTCGCGGGCATGCTCGGCATCCTGGACACGCAGTTCGTGGTCAAGCGGGTGGCGCAGCTCGCCCGCTGGGCCCGCGACCGCGGCGGCAAGGGCCCCGCCCCCGCCCCCGCCCCCCGGCAGTACGCCGCCGCCCCCGGCCGGCCGGCCCCGCGCGGCCCGGCGCTCAACCTGCGCAACCCCGTCTACGCCACCGAGCGCGAGCTGCTGAAGCTCGCCCTCCAGCGCCCGGAGCTGGTCTCCCCGGCCTTCGACGCGTACGGCGTCGACGAGTTCACCGCCCCGCCCTACGCGGCCGTGCGCCAGGCCATCCTGGACGCCGGCGGCGCGGAGCCGGGCGTCCGGGACCCGCAGGGCTATCTGGTCCGCGTCCGCGAGGCCGCCCCCGACGACACGGTCCGCGCGATGGTCACCGAGCTGGCGGTCGAGGCGATCATGCTGCGCAAGGAGGTCGACGAGACCTACGCCGGCGCCCAGCTCGTCACCGTCCGCCGCCGCGCCGTGGAGCGCCGCATCCGCGACATCCAGAGCCAGCTCACCCGCCTGGGCACCCACGGCGACCCGGCCCAGTCGGCCGCCGTGCAGAACGAGCTGTGGGTCCTCCAGCAGTACGACCAGGCCCTGCGCGAGCACGGCGCGGCGGCCCTGTGACGGGCCGGGGCCCGGGGAGCGCCCCGGGCCCCTCGCCGTCCCGGGCCTGAGCCGCCCGCGACGGCCGGGGTAACCACCGGGTCACGGACCGGACGCAAAAAGTCACCGCACGCCCCTCGTGGCGGCGATGTGTCGTACCCCACACTGGGGTTCCGGTGCCTGAGTCCCCGGAGCGCGGCCGGCCCGTCCCCCGCGGGTCCCCCACCCCCGCCGTTCCCCTCGTCGCGTACGGGACGGACAGCGGCGAGGCCGCCGACTCCGCTCCCGAAGTACCGCTGCCGTACCCCCCAGCAGCGATCACCTGGAGGTCGCCCCCGTGCAGACCCAGACCCTCACCCAGACCCACGAGACCGGTGCCGACGGCAGGGAAGCGGAGGCCGACGGCGACGTCCTTCTCGCGGTCCCCGCGCCGGGCCGTGCCGTGCGCCACGCCGTGCCCCACCCGAAGACACGGCCGGAGACGGCGTCCGGGCCGGCCGAAGGGACCGGAATCAGCGGGCCGTTCGAGTCCCCGGAGGCCGTGGCGCCCGTAGTACCAGTGGCGGCCGTCGGTCCGGCGGGGTCCGCGGAGCCGGCCGAGCCGGGTCCGGACGGGCTCGCGGAGGCCGTGGAGCCCGTGGATCCGGTGGAGCTCGTGGAGCCGGTGGAGGCGCCGCCCGCCCGTCCCGAGCCCGGTGGGCCGTCGTCGGACCTGTTCCGCCAGTACCTGCGGGAGATCGGCCGGATCCCCCTGCTCACCGCGGCCGAGGAGGTCGAGCTGGCCCGCCGCGTGGAGGCCGGCCTGTTCGCCGAGGAGAAGCTGAACTCCACCCCCGACCTCGACAGCCGGCTCGCCGGGGACCTCGACCGGCTCGTGGTCCTGGGGCGCATGGCCAAACGGCAGCTCATCGAGGCCAACCTGCGGCTCGTCGTGTCCGTCGCCAAGCGGTACGTCGGCCGCGGGCTGACCATGCTCGACCTCGTGCAGGAGGGAAATCTGGGCCTGATCCGGGCCGTCGAGAAGTTCGACTACGCCCGGGGCTACAAGTTCTCCACCTACGCCACGTGGTGGATCCGCCAGGCCATGTCCCGCGCGCTGGCCGACCAGGCCCGCACCATCCGCGTTCCCGTCCACGTCGTGGAACTCATCAACCGCGTCGTCCGCGTCCAGCGCCGCATGCTCCAGGAACGCGGCTGCGAACCGACCCCGGCGGAGGTCGCCGCCCAACTGGACCTGCCGCCCGAGCGCGTCGGCGAGGTCCTCCGCCTCGCCCAGGAGCCCGTCTCCCTGCACGCCCCGGTCGGCGAGGAGGACGACGTCGCCCTCGGCGACCTGATCGAGGACGGCGACGCCGCCAGCCCCGTGGAGTCCGCCGCGTTCCTGCTGCTGCGTGAACACCTGGAGGCGGTCCTGTCCACCCTCGGCGAGCGCGAACGCAAGGTCGTGCAGCTCCGCTACGGCCTCGTCGACGGCCGTCCGCGCACCCTGGAGGAGATAGGCCGCATCTTCGGCGTGACCCGGGAGCGCATCCGGCAGATCGAGTCCAAGACCCTCGGCAAACTCCGCGACCACACCTACGCCGAGCAGCTCCGGGGCTATCTGCACTGAGACCTCTTCGGTCGCCGCGTCCCCCGCGTGCCCCCCGTGACCGGCGCACGCCGGCCGCCAGGCCTCCGCTCCCGCTCCCGCTCCCGCGAGGGGGCGGTCCGCCGCCCACCACGACGGCACCGCCCCCTCGCCCGGCCCGAGCCCGGCCTGATCCGAACGAGAGGTCCTAGTCCATCTCGACGACCGCCTGCGCGAACTGGGCCCGGTACAGCCGCGCGTACGCTCCGCCGGCCGCCAGCAGGTCGTGGTGCGTGCCCTGTTCGACGATCGACCCGTTCTCCATCACCAGGATCGTGTCGGCGTCCCGGATGGTCGACAGCCGGTGCGCGATGACGAACGACGTGCGCCCGGCCGCCAGCTTCGCCATCGCCTTCTGGATCAGCACCTCGGTACGGGTGTCGACGGAGCTCGTCGCCTCGTCCAGCACCAGGATCACCGGGTCGGACAGGAATGCCCGCGCGATGGTGATGAGCTGCTTCTCACCGGCGCTGACCCCGCTGCCCTCGTCGTCGATCACGGTGTCGTAACCGTCGGGCAGCGTCCGGATGAACCGGTCGGCGTGCGCGGCCCGTGCCGCCTCCTCGATCTCCCCGCGCGTGACCTCGCGCGCGGCACCGTAGGCGATGTTCTCCGCGATGGTGCCGCCGAACAGCCAGGTGTCCTGGAGCACCATGCCGATCCCGGCGCGCAGTTCGTCGCGGGACATCCTCGCTATGTCGACACCGTCGAGGGTGATCCGCCCGCCGGAGACCTCGTAGAACCGCATCAGCAGGTTGACCAGCGTGGTTTTGCCCGCGCCCGTCGGCCCGACGATGGCGACGGTGTGCCCCGGCTCCACCTTCAGCGACAGGTTCTCGATCAGCGGCTTGTCGGGGTCGTAGCGGAACGACACCCGCTCCAGCTCCACCCGGCCGATCAGCTCGGCCGGCTTCTCGGCCGGCACCGGGTCCGGCCCCTGCTCCTCCGCGTCCAGCAGCTCGAAGATCCGCTCGGCCGACGCGACACCCGACTGCACCAGGTTCGCCATCGACGCCACCTGCGTCAGCGGCGTCGAGAACTGCCGCGAGTACTGGATGAACGCCTGGACGTCGCCGATGGACAGCGAGCCGGTGGCGACCCGCAGCCCGCCGACCACCGCGATCAGGACGTAGTTCAGGTTGGAGACGAACATCATCAGCGGCTGCATGATCCCGCTGTTGAACTGCGCCTTGAACCCCGCCTCGTACAGCGCCTCGTTCTGCTCCGCGAACTGCTGGGCCGACTCCTCCTGCCGCCCGAACACCTTGACCAGCGTGTGGCCGGTGTACATCTCCTCGATGTGCGCGTTCAGCGTGCCGGTGGTCCGCCACTGCTGCACGAACTGCGGCTGCGAGCGCTTGCCCACGCGGGTGGCGACGACGAACGACAGCGGCACGGTAACCAGCGAGACCAGCGCCAGGATCCAGGAGACGTAGAACATCATCGCGAGCACGCCGATAATGGTCAGCAGCGAGTTGATGAGCTGGCCCATCGATTGCTGGAGCGTCTGCCCCATGTTGTCGATGTCGTTGGTGGCCCGGGACAGCACCTCGCCCCGCTGCCGCTTGTCGAAGTAGGACAGCGGCAGCCGGGACAGCTTGGTCTGCACGTCCTCGCGCAGCCGGTACACGGTCCGGTTGACCGCCCGGTTCACCAGCCGCGTCGCCACCGCCATCAGCAGACCGGCGGCGAGGAACGTGCCCAGCGCCAGCAGCAGGACGTTGCCCACGGCCGTGAAGTCGATGCCCCGGCCCGGGGTGAAGTCCGTGCTGCGGAGCATGTCGGCGACCCCGTCGTCGCCGCGCTCCCGCATGCCCTCCAGGACCTGCTCCTTGGTGGCCCCGGACGGCATGTCCCGCCCGACGATGCCCGCGAAGACCAGGTCGGTGGCCCGGCCGAGGATCTTCGGCCCGACCACGCTGAGGCCGACGCTGACGACCAGGCACAGCAGCAGGGCCCAGAGCGTCACCCGCTCCGGCTTGAACTGGGCGAGAAGCCGTTTGCCCGACCCCTTGAAGTCCATCGTGCGCTGGTCGGGGCCGCCCCCGGCCATCATCCGCGCCGCAGGCCCGGCCATCAGGCAGCCTCCGCTTCCGTGAGCTGGGAGAGCACGATCTCCCGGTAGGTGTCGTTGCCGGCCATCAGATCCTCGTGGCGGCCCGTGCCGACGACCCGGCCCTCGTCGAGGACGATGATCCGGTCGGCGTCCCGGATGGTCGCCACCCGCTGGGCGACGATGACCACCGTCGACTCGGCGGTCTCGCGGGCCAGCGCCGCGCGCAGGGCCGCGTCGGTGGCGTAGTCGAGCGCCGAGAAGGAGTCGTCGAAGAGGTAGATCTCCGGCCGCTGCACGAGGGTGCGGGCGATGGCGAGCCGCTGCCGCTGACCGCCCGACACGTTGGTCCCGCCCTGCGCGATCGGCGCGTCCAGCCGGCCCTCCAGCCGCTCCACGAACTCCCTGGCCTGCGCCACCTCCAGCGCGTGCCACAGCTCCTCGTCGGTCGCGTCCGGATTGCCGTACCGCAGATTGGTCGCGACCGTCCCCGCGAACAGATACGGCTTCTGCGGCACCAGCCCGACCGTGCGGGCCAGCAGCGCGGGCTCCACGGTCCGCACGTCCACGCCGTCGACGAGCACCTCGCCCTCGGTCGCGTCGAACAGCCGGGGCACCAGCCCGAGCAGCGTGGACTTGCCGCTGCCGGTCGACCCGATGACGGCGGTCGTCTCTCCGGGCCGCGCCACGAGCCGCACGCCCCGCAGCACCGGCTCCTCGGCCCCCGGGTAGCGGAAGCCCGCGTCCCGGATCTCCAGATGGCCGCGCTGCCGCAGCCGCGTGACCGGCGTCACCGGCGGCACCACGCTCGACGAGGTGTCCAGGACCTCCTGGATGCGCTCGGCGCACACCTCCGCGCGCGGCACCATCATGAACATGAAGGTGGCCATCATCACGGACATGACGATCTGCATCAGATAGGCCAGGAACGCCGTCAGGTCGCCGATCTCCATGCGGCCGCTGTCGATCCGGTGGGCACCGAACCACACCACCGCGATCGACGAGACGTTCACCACCGTCATCACCACGGGGAACATCAGCGCCAGCAGATTGCCCGAACCCAGCGCCACCTCGGTCAGGTCG
It contains:
- a CDS encoding deoxyguanosinetriphosphate triphosphohydrolase, which encodes MEGIAPPTAYDPASVARWAPEPDKRPGRTAFQRDRARVLHSAALRRLAGKTQVVTPGSMGTAWDASPRTRLTHSLECAQVGRELGAALGCDPDLVEAACLSHDLGHPPFGHNGEEALNEFAHDCGGFEGNAQSLRLLTRIEPKRFVAGSGTDDLVSVGLNLTRATLDAATKYPWPRGAHPTDPASPKFGVYDDDRPVFAWVREGAPAGRACFEAQVMDWSDDVAYSVHDVEDGLHAGHIDPNCLLADPERQAVFEVAIARYAPPGTDPEELAEALDRLLDQEWWPHGYDGSAVAQARLKDATSQLIGRFCLAAEGATRQAYGGGRLTRYGAELVVPRQARMECAVLKAIADRYVMQRDEQTRLRADQRIVVAELAEALTARAPDGLDPQFRALFARAGDDRARKRVIVDQIASLTDASARSLHARLTGHL
- a CDS encoding ABC transporter ATP-binding protein; the encoded protein is MAGPAARMMAGGGPDQRTMDFKGSGKRLLAQFKPERVTLWALLLCLVVSVGLSVVGPKILGRATDLVFAGIVGRDMPSGATKEQVLEGMRERGDDGVADMLRSTDFTPGRGIDFTAVGNVLLLALGTFLAAGLLMAVATRLVNRAVNRTVYRLREDVQTKLSRLPLSYFDKRQRGEVLSRATNDIDNMGQTLQQSMGQLINSLLTIIGVLAMMFYVSWILALVSLVTVPLSFVVATRVGKRSQPQFVQQWRTTGTLNAHIEEMYTGHTLVKVFGRQEESAQQFAEQNEALYEAGFKAQFNSGIMQPLMMFVSNLNYVLIAVVGGLRVATGSLSIGDVQAFIQYSRQFSTPLTQVASMANLVQSGVASAERIFELLDAEEQGPDPVPAEKPAELIGRVELERVSFRYDPDKPLIENLSLKVEPGHTVAIVGPTGAGKTTLVNLLMRFYEVSGGRITLDGVDIARMSRDELRAGIGMVLQDTWLFGGTIAENIAYGAAREVTRGEIEEAARAAHADRFIRTLPDGYDTVIDDEGSGVSAGEKQLITIARAFLSDPVILVLDEATSSVDTRTEVLIQKAMAKLAAGRTSFVIAHRLSTIRDADTILVMENGSIVEQGTHHDLLAAGGAYARLYRAQFAQAVVEMD
- a CDS encoding ABC transporter ATP-binding protein, whose protein sequence is MLIRLLRTCLRPYKNTIALLVALQFLQTCATLYLPTLNADIIDHGVVQGDTGYILVYGALMIGISLVQVVCNIGAVYYGARTASALGRDLRAAVFDRVQSFSAREVGRFGAPSLITRTTNDVQQVQMLALMTFTLMVSAPIMCVGGIVMALGLDVPLSGVLVAVVPVLGICVTLIVRRLRPLFRAMQERLDTVNRVLREQITGNRVIRAFVRDEYEQRRFGKANADLTEVALGSGNLLALMFPVVMTVVNVSSIAVVWFGAHRIDSGRMEIGDLTAFLAYLMQIVMSVMMATFMFMMVPRAEVCAERIQEVLDTSSSVVPPVTPVTRLRQRGHLEIRDAGFRYPGAEEPVLRGVRLVARPGETTAVIGSTGSGKSTLLGLVPRLFDATEGEVLVDGVDVRTVEPALLARTVGLVPQKPYLFAGTVATNLRYGNPDATDEELWHALEVAQAREFVERLEGRLDAPIAQGGTNVSGGQRQRLAIARTLVQRPEIYLFDDSFSALDYATDAALRAALARETAESTVVIVAQRVATIRDADRIIVLDEGRVVGTGRHEDLMAGNDTYREIVLSQLTEAEAA
- a CDS encoding NAD(P)/FAD-dependent oxidoreductase, whose product is MVDADQTFVIVGGGLAGAKAAETLRAEGFTGRVILICDERDHPYERPALSKGYLLGKEGRDSLLVHEPAWYARHDIELHLGQTVAAIDRAARTVRFGEDGTVVRYDKLLLATGAEPRRLDVPGTDLAGVHHLRRLTHAERLRGVLAALGRDNGHLVIAGAGWIGLEVAAAARQYGAEVTVVEPEPTPLHGVLGPELGELFTELHREHGVRLHFGVRLTEIVGQDGAVLAARTDDGEEHPAHSVLAAIGAAPRTALAEAAGLELADPAHGGGIAVDERLRTSDPDIHAAGDAASFPHALFGTRLRVEHWANALHGGPAAARAMLGRDVVHDRVPYFFTDQYDLGMEYSGWAPPGSYDEVVIRGDAGRREFVAFWVRQGRVLAGMNVNVWDVTDTVQRLIRSRAQVDTEALADPHVPLDSLVP
- the dnaG gene encoding DNA primase, whose amino-acid sequence is MAGRINDEDVKAVRDAVPIDAVVSEYLQLRNAGGGNLKGLCPFHDEKSPSFQVSPAKGLFHCFGCQEGGDTITFVMKIDHLSFSEAVERLAAQAGITLRYEEGGYNPAHQRGERIRLVEAHKIAAEWYAEQLATSPEAETGRLFLAERGFDQAAAQHFSVGYSPQGWDHLTRYLRGKGFSDKELILSGLSQEGRRGPIDRFRGRLMWPIRDIGGEVVGFGARKLYEADTGPKYLNTPETAIYKKSQVLYGIDLAKKEIAKSSRAVVVEGYTDVMACHLAGVRTAIATCGTAFGGDHIKILRRLLMDNGSARVIFTFDGDAAGQKAALRAFEDDQKFAAETYIAIAPDGMDPCDLRLAKGDEAVADLVEPRTPLFEFALRQIVSRYDLDTPAGRAAALDEAAPVVARIKNSGAQHEVAVQLAGMLGILDTQFVVKRVAQLARWARDRGGKGPAPAPAPRQYAAAPGRPAPRGPALNLRNPVYATERELLKLALQRPELVSPAFDAYGVDEFTAPPYAAVRQAILDAGGAEPGVRDPQGYLVRVREAAPDDTVRAMVTELAVEAIMLRKEVDETYAGAQLVTVRRRAVERRIRDIQSQLTRLGTHGDPAQSAAVQNELWVLQQYDQALREHGAAAL
- a CDS encoding RNA polymerase sigma factor encodes the protein MQTQTLTQTHETGADGREAEADGDVLLAVPAPGRAVRHAVPHPKTRPETASGPAEGTGISGPFESPEAVAPVVPVAAVGPAGSAEPAEPGPDGLAEAVEPVDPVELVEPVEAPPARPEPGGPSSDLFRQYLREIGRIPLLTAAEEVELARRVEAGLFAEEKLNSTPDLDSRLAGDLDRLVVLGRMAKRQLIEANLRLVVSVAKRYVGRGLTMLDLVQEGNLGLIRAVEKFDYARGYKFSTYATWWIRQAMSRALADQARTIRVPVHVVELINRVVRVQRRMLQERGCEPTPAEVAAQLDLPPERVGEVLRLAQEPVSLHAPVGEEDDVALGDLIEDGDAASPVESAAFLLLREHLEAVLSTLGERERKVVQLRYGLVDGRPRTLEEIGRIFGVTRERIRQIESKTLGKLRDHTYAEQLRGYLH